The Oryza glaberrima chromosome 9, OglaRS2, whole genome shotgun sequence genome includes a window with the following:
- the LOC127783864 gene encoding probable plastidic glucose transporter 1 isoform X2 → MQPPPPPPHPAALLPLPLPMPFCLPAAPRVRGRGGTAVAALGALWPPRLVAVESRPPPPSSPASASAPPPLPESAAAGLDAGIGGGGGGDGGGGADLGWLRVFPHVLTASMANFLFGYHIGVMNGPIEDIARELGFQGNPFLQGLVVSIFIVGAFFGSLGSSALVDNFGCKRTLQIDSIPLILGALLSAQADSLDEMLLGRFLVGIGIGINTVLVPLYVSEVAPTKYRGSLGTLCQIGTCLGIIAAFSLGIPSESDPHWWRTMLYAACVPGVLIVAGMQFAVESPRWLAKVGRIDDARNVVEHVWGPSEVEKSMEEIQSVVANDDSQASWSELLEEPHNRVALIGGSLFFLQQFAGINGVLYFSSLTFRDVGITSGAIVASILMDKQGRKKLLTGSYLGMALAMFLIVYAISFPLDEGVSHGLSITGTLLYIFTFAIGAGPVTGIIIPELSGARTRSKVMGFSFTVHWICNFLVGLYFLELAKKLGVGAVYAGFGGVSLLSALFAYNFIVETKGRSLEEIEMSLSPAAPGKRK, encoded by the exons atgcagccgccgccgccgccgccccatcccgccgcgctgctgccgctgccgctgccaatGCCGTTctgcctccccgccgcgccgcgggtgcgggggcgcggcggcacggccgtggcggcgctcgGGGCGCTCTGGCCGCCGcggctcgtcgccgtcgagagcaggccgccgccgccgtccagccCGGCCTCAGcgtcggccccgccgccgctcccggagAGCGCCGCCGCAG GATTGGATGCGGGGAttgggggaggcggtggtggagatggaggcggcggtgctgaTCTCGGGTGGCTGCGGGTGTTCCCGCACGTGCTCACGGCGTCCATGGCCAACTTCCTCTTCGGCTACCACATCGG GGTCATGAATGGTCCAATAGAGGATATAGCACGGGAGCTTGGTTTTCAGGGGAATCCATTTCTCCAAGGTCTTGTGGTCAGCATATTCATTGTTGGAGCATTTTTCGGAAGCTTAGGCTCATCTGCACTAGTCGACAATTTTGGATGTAAAAGGACTCTTCAAATTGATAGCATTCCGCTGATTCTTGGTGCACTTCTCAG TGCACAGGCAGATTCGTTGGATGAGATGCTCTTGGGAAGATTCCTTGTTGGCATTGGAATTGGCATAAATACAGTGCTCGTTCCACTATATGTCTCCGAG GTTGCTCCAACAAAATACAGGGGTTCTTTGGGGACTCTATGTCAGATCGGAACATGTTTGGGAATAATCGCTGCATTCTCATTGGGAATACCATCTGAAAGTGACCCACATTG GTGGCGGACAATGCTTTATGCTGCATGTGTACCTGGTGTTCTTATTGTTGCTGGAATGCAATTTGCTGTTGAGAGTCCCCGCTGGCTTGCCAAG GTTGGAAGAATAGATGATGCCAGAAATGTTGTAGAACATGTTTGGGGACCTTCTGAAGTTGAGAAGTCCATGGAAGAGATCCAATCTGTTGTTGCAAATGATGATTCGCAGGCTAGCTGGTCAGAACTTCTGGAAGAACCCCACAATAGAG TTGCACTGATTGGAGGGTCCCTTTTCTTTCTGCAACAGTTTGCTGGCATAAATGGCGTTCTGTACTTCTCATCATTAACATTCCGTGATGTTGGTATTACCAGTG GGGCAATTGTTGCTTCAATTTTGATGGATAAGCAAGGTCGAAAGAAACTCTTGACAGGAAGCTATCTTGGAATG GCACTTGCAATGTTCCTAATAGTATATGCCATTAGCTTCCCCCTTGATGAAGGAGTTAGCCATGGCCTGTCAATTACTGGAACTCTGTT GTACATATTTACATTCGCCATTGGAGCCGGACCAGTTACAGGAATCATCATACCAGAGCTGAGTGGTGCTCGGACACGCTCGAAAGTTATGGGCTTCAGCTTCACTGTACATTGG ATATGCAATTTTCTGGTGGGACTGTATTTCCTGGAGCTTGCGAAGAAGTTAGGCGTTGGAGCCGTCTATGCAGGTTTTGGTGGAGTATCCTTGTTGTCAGCACTTTTCGCCTACAATTTCATTGTCGAGACGAAAGGACGTTCTCTTGAGGAAATCGAAATGTCTCTGAGCCCTGCTGCCCCTGGCAAGCGAAAGTGA
- the LOC127783864 gene encoding probable plastidic glucose transporter 1 isoform X1 codes for MQPPPPPPHPAALLPLPLPMPFCLPAAPRVRGRGGTAVAALGALWPPRLVAVESRPPPPSSPASASAPPPLPESAAAGLDAGIGGGGGGDGGGGADLGWLRVFPHVLTASMANFLFGYHIGVMNGPIEDIARELGFQGNPFLQGLVVSIFIVGAFFGSLGSSALVDNFGCKRTLQIDSIPLILGALLSAQADSLDEMLLGRFLVGIGIGINTVLVPLYVSEVAPTKYRGSLGTLCQIGTCLGIIAAFSLGIPSESDPHWWRTMLYAACVPGVLIVAGMQFAVESPRWLAKVGRIDDARNVVEHVWGPSEVEKSMEEIQSVVANDDSQASWSELLEEPHNRVALIGGSLFFLQQFAGINGVLYFSSLTFRDVGITSGILASLYVGITNFAGAIVASILMDKQGRKKLLTGSYLGMALAMFLIVYAISFPLDEGVSHGLSITGTLLYIFTFAIGAGPVTGIIIPELSGARTRSKVMGFSFTVHWICNFLVGLYFLELAKKLGVGAVYAGFGGVSLLSALFAYNFIVETKGRSLEEIEMSLSPAAPGKRK; via the exons atgcagccgccgccgccgccgccccatcccgccgcgctgctgccgctgccgctgccaatGCCGTTctgcctccccgccgcgccgcgggtgcgggggcgcggcggcacggccgtggcggcgctcgGGGCGCTCTGGCCGCCGcggctcgtcgccgtcgagagcaggccgccgccgccgtccagccCGGCCTCAGcgtcggccccgccgccgctcccggagAGCGCCGCCGCAG GATTGGATGCGGGGAttgggggaggcggtggtggagatggaggcggcggtgctgaTCTCGGGTGGCTGCGGGTGTTCCCGCACGTGCTCACGGCGTCCATGGCCAACTTCCTCTTCGGCTACCACATCGG GGTCATGAATGGTCCAATAGAGGATATAGCACGGGAGCTTGGTTTTCAGGGGAATCCATTTCTCCAAGGTCTTGTGGTCAGCATATTCATTGTTGGAGCATTTTTCGGAAGCTTAGGCTCATCTGCACTAGTCGACAATTTTGGATGTAAAAGGACTCTTCAAATTGATAGCATTCCGCTGATTCTTGGTGCACTTCTCAG TGCACAGGCAGATTCGTTGGATGAGATGCTCTTGGGAAGATTCCTTGTTGGCATTGGAATTGGCATAAATACAGTGCTCGTTCCACTATATGTCTCCGAG GTTGCTCCAACAAAATACAGGGGTTCTTTGGGGACTCTATGTCAGATCGGAACATGTTTGGGAATAATCGCTGCATTCTCATTGGGAATACCATCTGAAAGTGACCCACATTG GTGGCGGACAATGCTTTATGCTGCATGTGTACCTGGTGTTCTTATTGTTGCTGGAATGCAATTTGCTGTTGAGAGTCCCCGCTGGCTTGCCAAG GTTGGAAGAATAGATGATGCCAGAAATGTTGTAGAACATGTTTGGGGACCTTCTGAAGTTGAGAAGTCCATGGAAGAGATCCAATCTGTTGTTGCAAATGATGATTCGCAGGCTAGCTGGTCAGAACTTCTGGAAGAACCCCACAATAGAG TTGCACTGATTGGAGGGTCCCTTTTCTTTCTGCAACAGTTTGCTGGCATAAATGGCGTTCTGTACTTCTCATCATTAACATTCCGTGATGTTGGTATTACCAGTGGTATCTTGGCAAGCCTATATGTTGGAATAACTAATTTTGCAG GGGCAATTGTTGCTTCAATTTTGATGGATAAGCAAGGTCGAAAGAAACTCTTGACAGGAAGCTATCTTGGAATG GCACTTGCAATGTTCCTAATAGTATATGCCATTAGCTTCCCCCTTGATGAAGGAGTTAGCCATGGCCTGTCAATTACTGGAACTCTGTT GTACATATTTACATTCGCCATTGGAGCCGGACCAGTTACAGGAATCATCATACCAGAGCTGAGTGGTGCTCGGACACGCTCGAAAGTTATGGGCTTCAGCTTCACTGTACATTGG ATATGCAATTTTCTGGTGGGACTGTATTTCCTGGAGCTTGCGAAGAAGTTAGGCGTTGGAGCCGTCTATGCAGGTTTTGGTGGAGTATCCTTGTTGTCAGCACTTTTCGCCTACAATTTCATTGTCGAGACGAAAGGACGTTCTCTTGAGGAAATCGAAATGTCTCTGAGCCCTGCTGCCCCTGGCAAGCGAAAGTGA